In one bacterium genomic region, the following are encoded:
- a CDS encoding HNH endonuclease — translation MGHTYLESRPCAKCGKSFSPRKDNRPNRGRFCSVFCAKSHQFAGVVLEKHPSWTGGRRRHRNHMLVRSPGHPGADCHGYVAEYRLVAEKTHGRYLTREEVVHHINGDETDLDPDNLLVMENNTVHTRLHSQLQGVSYDLIRMGVIEFADGEYRVAGRIQAWLDKQDGRP, via the coding sequence ATGGGACACACCTACCTCGAATCTCGCCCTTGCGCCAAGTGCGGCAAGTCATTCTCCCCGCGCAAAGACAACAGGCCCAACCGGGGAAGATTCTGCAGCGTCTTCTGTGCGAAGTCGCATCAGTTCGCGGGCGTCGTGCTGGAAAAGCATCCGAGCTGGACCGGCGGCAGGCGTCGGCATCGCAACCACATGCTTGTGAGATCACCGGGACATCCAGGCGCCGATTGCCACGGCTACGTCGCCGAGTACCGCCTCGTCGCCGAGAAGACTCACGGGCGCTATCTGACACGGGAAGAGGTCGTGCATCACATCAACGGCGACGAGACCGACCTTGACCCGGACAACCTGCTCGTGATGGAGAACAACACGGTTCACACGAGGCTTCACAGCCAACTACAGGGCGTCTCCTACGACCTGATCCGCATGGGCGTGATCGAGTTCGCAGACGGTGAGTACCGGGTTGCGGGACGCATTCAGGCGTGGCTGGACAAGCAGGATGGCCGACCATGA